Proteins encoded by one window of Primulina huaijiensis isolate GDHJ02 chromosome 1, ASM1229523v2, whole genome shotgun sequence:
- the LOC140971475 gene encoding uncharacterized protein, whose translation MAPFEALYGRRCRTPLFWDEVGERHVEGPELVQQGIDKIALIKKHIKIAQDRQASYANTKRRPLQLQPGEKVFLRVSPFRRILRFGIKVKLSPRFIGPFEILESVGDLAYKLALPLYLSCIQNLFHVSLLRLYVADESHILHPSEFQLDSDLSYVEGPVQILDRKNKVLRNKIISLVLVHWQRRGTEEATWELESRMHSEHP comes from the coding sequence atggcaccaTTTGAGGCGTTGTACGGGCGACGTTGCCGTACTCCATTATTCTGGGACGAAGTCGGGGAACGACATGTTGAGGGACCAGAGTTAGTCCAGCAGGGTATTGATAAGATAGCACTAATCAAGAAGCATATTAAGATTGCACAGGATCGACAGGCTAGTTATGCGAATACCAAGCGTCGACCTCTTCAGCTTCAGCCAGGTGAGAAAGTGTTTCTCCGAGTTTCACCTTTTCGTAGGATTTTGAGATTTGGTATCAAGGTTAAGCTATCTCCGAggtttattggtccatttgagataTTGGAAAGCGTTGGAGATTTGGCTTACAAACTAGCATTGCCGCTGTACCTATCGTGTATTCAAAATTTGTTCCACGTATCTTTGTTGAGACTGTATGTAGCAGATGAATCTCACATCTTACATCCATCTGAATTCCAACTTGATTCGGATTTGTCTTACGTGGAGGGGCCAGTTCAGATTCTCGATCGCAAAAACAAGGTGTTGCGAAATAAGATTATTTCTCTTGTCTTAGTTCATTGGCAGCGCAGAGGCActgaagaagccacttgggagttAGAGAGTCGTATGCATTCAGAGCATCCATAG